Genomic DNA from Lactuca sativa cultivar Salinas chromosome 8, Lsat_Salinas_v11, whole genome shotgun sequence:
TGTTGCAGGTGTTGGTTGTGTTTTTTTTGTTGATATGATTGTTGGTTGCGGAGTCTTTATGTCAGTGATAGTGGTGACTGTGAAACATATATTATTAGTGGATGAAAGTTTTGTGCATTCCACATAGACATTCATTGTCAACCCTTTACAACGTTCGAGTGGTTCAGGCAAAGTTTTTCTATCTTGACTGGGAAAGCGGTCAATGAGTTCTTGTGCACTTGCATTTACCAAAGTACGAATTGCTTCGTTAGACATGAAAACTGTTGTGGTATCTGTATTGTCTACGAGTACTACTGAGATTTTATATCTGTGGAAAAAGAAgtgatgtgtgtgtgttttttataGATACTTAAAGTTTACATGGGAGAGGGAGTACTTACAAAAGTTTTGGTTCATTTATTGGCCCATGGGAAACACAAAACCATCCATCACCTTTTTTGTGGGTTGATTTACCACATGTGGTACATGCTACGTGGTACCATACATCTTTAAATGTGATATCAGATAGTATGGACTTGAAAACGTATACTTTGTCCTTGAAGATGTGGTAGATGTATATTAGTGACTATTATGTTTGAAATAGTAGTATTTTACAAAAGAAAAGTACTTACCACTATTTGAGAGAAATCTGAGCTTTTTAAATGTTGTAATGTAGTATTTATCACAgctgttgttgattttgattgaaATTGGGTACCAAATCTGTATTTATGGAAACTTTGTTAGTGAATATATAGACTATAGTTTGATTAACTATGGTTGAGATTTGGTAGAAGTAGTATAGCATACCTTGTAATGAGTTTGTCTGTTTCGGGTATTTTGGGATTGACGTACATGTGTGTTGCGCTGGTTCTTGTCAATGTTAATCTTCCTGTGTAGTTAAGATGGTATTTTAGTTTATTGCGAAATGAGTAGTATAATAAGGGTCCGTTATTACTTACCATTATACATAGTGGACTTGACATTGGTGAAAGCTAGTACAACCGTGTTAGAGTTTGATGTAAGGGCATTTCTATTGAATTTGTCTGGCGAATCTATGCATTCCTTCCATAAGAGTATGGTAATCGCCTCCGCACTTGAACTGGTGTTGTCATCAATATTTATTAAAGGAAATAAAATATGTAATACGTTTTGGTATGAAGAGATATGTACTTACTTTTCATCAGTTAAAGTGATAACCATGAAAGGTTCCTTGTTTTTTTTGGCGATCTTTCATGTCGATGAGTACGCCTATAAAATTTGAATGTAATTGTAAGTTAAATTTTAGTTAGAAATTTAGAACAGTAGAAAACTTTGCATAGAAGTGATGATGTTTGGGTTGATGTTATAATGTACCTGGATGCTCTAAGTTTTTGTCTGCTATAATCTGAAAGTGTGATCTTGGACTGAAGCGGAACCATGTTAGAGGAAGGGCACTGTGGTTTGGAATTTCCTCAATTGTTGATGCTTCACCAATATTCATGTGTACTGGGTGATTTAACACCTTTTGATATTTGTTTGGCTCAATGCATGTATAGTTCTTAATACGATAACATCGAGAGACTATTAATGAAGTTTCTTTGCCTCCTTGATTTGTCTTTTGTGCTAGTAGTTGAATTGTACCTCCCTGCTCAAATAAATGTGTTAGGGTGgttttatacatgaatactttgtagaagagtgtgtgtgtgtgtgtgtgtgtatatatatatatatatatatatatatatatatatatatatatatatatatatccttacatGCGCATCAATCACGATAAACCATGTCTCGTGCTTTCTAAATTGCAATGTCCATTTTCGCAAGACACGAATTTCAAGTGAAATTCATGGTGAACCAAATTGAAGGTTTGATATTCTATCCATGGTTGAGGAGATTGCTCtgcaaacaaaaaaaacattgttAATGTTTACATATTACATGGATTCCGT
This window encodes:
- the LOC128127629 gene encoding uncharacterized protein LOC128127629 isoform X1, with the protein product MVITLTDENSSAEAITILLWKECIDSPDKFNRNALTSNSNTVVLAFTNVKSTMYNGRLTLTRTSATHMYVNPKIPETDKLITRFGTQFQSKSTTAVINTTLQHLKSSDFSQIVDKVYVFKSILSDITFKDVWYHVACTTCGKSTHKKGDGWFCVSHGPINEPKLLYKISVVLVDNTDTTTVFMSNEAIRTLVNASAQELIDRFPSQDRKTLPEPLERCKGLTMNVYVECTKLSSTNNICFTVTTITDIKTPQPTIISTKKTQPTPATTMEQQTSTTMESLTPTKSRETGKRIQMEQRGKNNLKQFIYILHVTTSYISQIHQQNHVPNERNTKTMEKKRTEHMPNNIETM
- the LOC128127629 gene encoding uncharacterized protein LOC128127629 isoform X2, whose amino-acid sequence is MVITLTDENSSAEAITILLWKECIDSPDKFNRNALTSNSNTVVLAFTNVKSTMYNGRLTLTRTSATHMYVNPKIPETDKLITRFGTQFQSKSTTAVINTTLQHLKSSDFSQIVDKVYVFKSILSDITFKDVWYHVACTTCGKSTHKKGDGWFCVSHGPINEPKLLYKISVVLVDNTDTTTVFMSNEAIRTLVNASAQELIDRFPSQDRKTLPEPLERCKGLTMNVYVECTKLSSTNNICFTVTTITDIKTPQPTIISTKKTQPTPATTMEQQTSTTMESLTPTKSRETGKRIQMEQRDTPTKPRPK